A stretch of the Vibrio sp. HB236076 genome encodes the following:
- a CDS encoding peptide-methionine (S)-S-oxide reductase, translating into MKHVIYFAGGCLWSVQEFLKHIPGVITTQAGRANGNSDQLVGEYDGYAECVKTQFDDQQVSVEQLMHFFFELIDPYSINKQGWDVGRKYRTGVYSQNERHLIAARAFIAKRDDADKIQVEVLPLVRFIASADEHQDRLSRHPEDHVLCPIPWSLLHKYKS; encoded by the coding sequence ATGAAACACGTAATTTATTTTGCCGGCGGGTGTTTATGGAGTGTGCAAGAGTTTCTCAAACACATTCCCGGTGTCATCACCACCCAAGCGGGCAGGGCGAATGGCAATAGCGATCAACTCGTCGGAGAATACGACGGTTACGCCGAATGTGTCAAAACACAATTTGACGATCAACAAGTGAGTGTCGAACAACTGATGCACTTTTTTTTCGAGCTTATCGACCCTTATAGTATTAATAAGCAAGGTTGGGATGTTGGCCGAAAGTACCGTACTGGGGTATACAGTCAAAACGAACGACATTTAATCGCCGCGAGAGCCTTTATTGCCAAGCGTGATGACGCCGACAAAATCCAGGTTGAAGTGCTACCTTTGGTGCGTTTTATCGCCAGTGCTGACGAGCATCAAGACCGGCTTTCTCGTCACCCGGAAGATCACGTGCTCTGCCCTATTCCTTGGTCTCTACTGCACAAATACAAATCCTAA
- a CDS encoding GGDEF domain-containing protein, translated as MENLLNKVSEAGLDPSAQSGENAIIFWNHIRKHIATTPIERANCYIISSDYRYLLQQPQLSIEELHYALQLLSLPDDAETILLVKIKLSERLIESGQFQAALDEFVDISNISVSHGFIDSYAHALLGMGDLCRSYGDYKRALKFYQLFEAIDHAVSSRALRLTFKLAFLDCFLQLGRLNAAENLQQECEDLAILVSDKRLSGLVSVYFARLSRTRNKPLEALKALAKLQQSHGTIDAFLACQIRMELCQCLMAINRSELAYSLLSTGKSRLLSVSSPSVKHHYYQTFCDVCTSLRRYQEALSHQKKSFQLETDLLRSIPIMELGSSQLRRLSRFELQLKLILSEIENKELKETTEQHKNKVEKLTQDVHTDPLTHLFNRRWMEIKLKDLLLHQTPFTLLVIDIDHFKSINDELGHLVGDKAIVTVAEQLTKYFKFRGASCVRFGGEEFLILLEKNTPIQANMHAERLRENIELFPWQTILGERGLTVSIGLTDHRDNENTQRTFYRADKALYRAKANGRNQVCSE; from the coding sequence ATGGAAAATTTGCTTAACAAAGTCTCTGAAGCGGGTCTAGACCCCTCCGCCCAGTCTGGTGAAAACGCCATTATTTTCTGGAATCACATTCGCAAGCACATTGCGACAACGCCGATAGAAAGAGCCAACTGCTATATCATTAGCTCTGATTATCGATATTTACTGCAACAGCCACAACTCAGTATCGAAGAACTGCACTATGCATTGCAATTATTGAGCTTACCAGACGATGCCGAAACCATTTTGTTGGTGAAGATCAAACTCAGTGAGCGATTAATCGAAAGTGGTCAGTTCCAAGCGGCACTCGATGAGTTCGTCGATATTTCCAATATTTCTGTCAGTCACGGGTTTATTGATTCTTACGCGCACGCTTTGTTAGGTATGGGGGATCTTTGTCGCAGCTATGGCGACTATAAGCGAGCACTTAAATTTTATCAGCTGTTTGAAGCCATCGATCACGCTGTGAGCAGCCGTGCACTGCGACTGACATTTAAATTGGCTTTTCTCGACTGCTTTTTGCAACTTGGCCGCCTCAACGCCGCAGAAAATTTACAACAAGAGTGCGAAGACTTAGCGATACTGGTCAGTGACAAACGGTTATCCGGGTTGGTTTCTGTCTATTTTGCGCGCCTGAGTAGAACGAGAAACAAACCACTTGAGGCGCTAAAAGCCCTGGCAAAACTTCAACAAAGTCATGGAACTATCGATGCCTTTCTCGCCTGTCAAATACGAATGGAATTGTGCCAATGCCTGATGGCAATCAATCGTTCTGAATTGGCTTACAGCTTGCTATCCACTGGGAAAAGTCGTTTATTGTCAGTGAGCTCTCCTTCGGTAAAACATCACTATTATCAAACATTTTGTGATGTATGCACCAGCCTTAGGCGCTATCAAGAAGCCCTTAGCCATCAAAAGAAAAGTTTTCAATTGGAAACTGACCTGCTACGCAGTATCCCAATCATGGAGTTGGGAAGCAGTCAACTACGCCGTTTAAGTCGCTTTGAGCTCCAACTTAAATTGATATTATCAGAAATCGAAAATAAAGAGCTCAAAGAAACAACCGAGCAACACAAAAACAAAGTTGAAAAACTGACCCAGGATGTGCACACCGATCCTCTCACTCATCTCTTTAATCGCCGTTGGATGGAAATTAAGCTCAAAGATCTCTTGTTGCATCAAACGCCGTTCACCCTCTTAGTCATTGATATCGATCACTTTAAATCGATCAACGACGAGTTAGGCCATTTGGTGGGTGATAAAGCCATCGTCACCGTGGCAGAGCAACTCACCAAATACTTTAAATTTAGAGGGGCCTCTTGTGTGCGCTTTGGCGGTGAAGAGTTCTTAATACTGTTAGAGAAAAACACCCCCATACAAGCCAATATGCACGCGGAAAGACTAAGAGAAAACATTGAGTTATTTCCGTGGCAAACGATTTTAGGAGAGCGGGGCTTGACAGTCTCTATCGGTTTGACAGACCATCGCGATAATGAAAATACACAGCGAACATTTTATCGTGCCGATAAAGCGTTATATCGCGCGAAGGCCAATGGTCGCAATCAGGTTTGTAGTGAATGA